In Gracilinanus agilis isolate LMUSP501 unplaced genomic scaffold, AgileGrace unplaced_scaffold49233, whole genome shotgun sequence, a single genomic region encodes these proteins:
- the LOC123255597 gene encoding metabotropic glutamate receptor 4, whose translation MERIHWPGGGQQLPSSICSLPCQPGERKKTVKGIPCCWHCEPCTGYQYQQDRYTCKTCPYDMRPTENRTGCQPIPIIKLEWGSPWAVLPLFLAVVGIVATLFVVVTFVRYNDTPIVKASGRELSYVLLAGIFLCYATTFLMIAEPDLGTCSLRRVFLGLGMSISYAALLTKTNRIYRIFEQGKRSVSAPRFISPASQLAITFSLISLQLLGICVWFVVDPSHSVVDFQDQRTLDPRFARGVLKCDISDLSLICLLGYSMLLMVTCTVYAIKTRGVPETFNEAKPIGFTMYTTCIVWLAFIPIFFGTSQSADK comes from the coding sequence GGGGCAGCAGCTCCCCAGCTCTATCTGCAGCCTACCCTGCCAGCCCGGGGAACGGAAGAAGACGGTGAAGGGCATCCCCTGCTGTTGGCACTGCGAGCCGTGTACAGGCTACCAGTATCAGCAAGACCGCTACACCTGCAAGACCTGCCCCTATGACATGCGTCCCACAGAGAACCGCACGGGATGCCAGCCCATCCCCATCATCAAGCTAGAATGGGGCTCCCCCTGGGCTGTGCTTCCTCTCTTCTTGGCCGTGGTGGGCATCGTGGCCACCCTCTTCGTGGTGGTCACCTTTGTGCGCTACAACGACACGCCTATCGTCAAGGCCTCCGGCCGGGAGCTCAGCTATGTGTTGCTGGCTGGTATCTTTCTCTGCTATGCGACTACCTTCCTCATGATTGCTGAGCCAGACTTGGGCACCTGCTCATTGCGCAGGGTCTTCCTGGGTCTGGGGATGAGCATCAGCTACGCCGCGCTGCTCACCAAGACCAACCGCATCTACCGCATCTTCGAGCAGGGCAAGCGGTCAGTGAGTGCCCCTCGATTCATCAGCCCTGCCTCGCAGCTGGCCATCACCTTCAGCCTCATTTCTCTACAGCTGCTGGGTATCTGTGTCTGGTTCGTGGTGGACCCCTCCCATTCGGTGGTTGACTTCCAGGACCAGCGGACACTGGACCCTCGATTCGCCCGGGGGGTCCTCAAGTGTGACATCTCGGACCTGTCGCTCATCTGCCTATTGGGCTATAGTATGCTGCTCATGGTCACCTGCACCGTCTATGCCATCAAGACCCGTGGTGTGCCTGAAACCTTCAACGAGGCCAAGCCCATTGGCTTCACCATGTACACCACCTGCATCGTCTGGCTTGCCTTTATCCCCATCTTCTTTGGGACCTCGCAGTCAGCTGATAAG